The Prevotella melaninogenica nucleotide sequence AGTATGTCGATAACACAGATAACAGAGACAATACTTAAACTACCACCAGGCTACAGAGCTGTCTTCAACCTATATGTGGTAGAAGGCAAAAGCCACAAGGAGATAGCAGAAATACTCAACATAAAACCAGACACATCTGCATCACAATTCCACAAAGCAAGGAATATGCTTGCAAAGATGCTGAAAGCGCAAAACAAACTGAATTAAAAGTATGAAAGAAGATTGGCTTGACACATTGCGTACACGCATTCAGAATGAATGTGATGTAAAGGCACCAGATGGTCTTCTCAATGATATCAAACAGGAGATGAACCGTCGTGGAGTTACTCCTATACGCTCTACTCGGCAGAAGGCAAGCGTAGTACCTTTGTGGACCTACCGTGCTGTCTCTGCTGCAGCTATAATAGGTATCGGAATTTTTCTAAGTCACTTGCTTTTTGACCACACATCTCTCCCGAAGCAGTGCGCAATGATTATAAACAATAAGATAAAGAACACTCTGCCTTCTCAAACCACAATTACAACTCCAGAGAACTATGTAACAAACTCCGTAAAGCTGGCTATCGCTACCCATCAAAGTATACAGAATCCACTTGTTGACAACAACTTGTCTGGTAATACAGTCTACAATAAAGAAGAAGAAAAAGAAACGACTACAGATAATAATAATGTCACAGAAACTCAAGAAACAACCAATAATACAAGACAAGACAAGATAGAAAATGTTGATAAACAACAGACTACAAAACCACAGTCGTGGGGGAATTCGGAAAGAATCTACGCAACAAATGCGAAGAAGAATGACCCATCATCTCGCTTCTGCATAGGGACTTCCTATAATTATGGTACAGGAACTTCCCATAATTCTGACAAGATTCTATTGCCAGTAGCAAACCCTTATGGTGACTATGACCCAGAATTCTCTGGAAGAAACATACAAGACAGCCCAATAGGTACAAAAGATAGAAGAACGGGGACTAAACACCACCAACCAATAAAGTTAGGTGTTTCCATAAGGTATAATATCAACAATCGATGGAGCATACAGACAGGTCTCAATTACAGCCGACTTGCTTCCGACTTCTCTTATGAAAAGAGAGGAACAGAATATGCCGTAGAACAAAAACTGCAATACGTCGGCATACCTGTAAATGCAAGTTACAGTTTCATCAAGACCAAAAGGTTAAATGTTTATGCGACTACAGGTGCTGAAATAGAGAAACTCGTGAAAGGTGAAGCCAACTTATCTGCCGAAGCCACGTCACAAATAACTCCGACACATACAACTATTAAAGAGGGTAGACCAGTATTCTCAACTGCTCTTTCCATTGGAGGAGAATTCAGAATTAGCAAAGATGTTAGTGCATATATTGAGCCCGGAATAAGCCATCACTTCAATAATGGGAGCAACGTTGAGAATATTTACAAGGACAAGCCTACCAACTTCAATCTTAATATGGGTGTCAGAATCAACTTAAACAAGTAGGAATAAAATAAGACTTAGTTCTAAAGTTTCCTACAAGCACCCATATTCTCATCTTTAAATAAAAATCTATTTGCCTATTAAACTTTTTGAAATTCTTAGCGTCATATATACCATTATGAATTAGAAAAGGTTATTATGGCAAAAAGATTGTTGATTTTCGTTCTACTGCTGACCAGCGCTGTTGTGATGCTGGCACAGAACAGAACCATTACGGGTACGCTTTATGATACGGAACTAAAGGAGAAAGTGCCATTTGCTGTTGTTCAGCTGTTGAAGCAGGACAGCAGTTATGTTATTGGTGCTACATCAGATGAAGCGGGAAACTTTAAGATTACAGCTCCAACAAACGGACGATTCATTTTGAAAGCGTCTTATGTAGGCTACAAGACTATTTTTCAGAACATTACCATTGCCAATGAGCAGGATGTGGCAGTGGGTCAGTTAGACTTCCAAGTAGACTCACGCACTTTGAAAGAGGTGAAAGTTGTAGCAAGTGCTCCGAAAGTTGTCGTAAAAGCCGACACTTTCCAGTACAATGCTTCGGCTTATCGCGTGCCAGAAGGTTCGACAATTGAAGCCCTTGTAAAGAGATTACCTGGTGCGGAAGTGTCGAGTGATGGAACCATTAAGATTAATGGAAAGGAAGTTAAGAAGATACTTGTTGATGGAAAGGAGTTCATGGTGGGCGACACCAAAACCGCTATGAAGAACCTCCCAACCTCTATCGTACAAACTATTAAGGCTTACGATCAAAAGAGTGACTTGAGTCGTGTGACTGGTATCGATGATGGTAACGAGTCTACTGTTCTCGACTTTGGTATCAAAGCGGGAATGAACAAGGGTTTATTCTCTAATATTGACCTCGGTATCGGTACGCATAACCGCTATTCAGAGAAGGCGATGGGCGCTTATTTCAATAATAAGTTCCGTATAATGGGCTTTGCATCAGCCAATAATGTCAACGACATGGGCTTCGGTGGTGGTCCACGTGGCGGTTTCGGTGGCGTAAGACAGGGATTGAATGCGACCAAGATGGTGGGTCTGAACATGAATTATGACAATGGAAACACCCTGCAGTGGGATGGTAGTGTGCGTTGGAACCACTCTAATGGCGACTTAAACACACGTGTATCAAGTGAGAACTTCGTAGCAAGTCAGGGCTCATTTGCCAACCGTCTTTCACAAGAATACACCAGAACGAACTCTTGGGACGGCCGTTTCCGCTTGGAGTGGCGACCTGACTCTGTATGGAATATTATGTTCCGACCAAACTTCAGACTCACTAAGAACGACGGACAGGTGGTTAGTTCTTCTGCTGCCTATAACGCTGACCCATACGAAACAGTGGATGATCCATTGTCAGCAGCCTCTATCGCACAGCTGAAAGCATTGGGAACGATGGTGAATACACAGCGTAATATGACCATAAGCTATGGCAATACAACCGCTTTGGGTGCTATGCTGCAGGTGAATCGCAAGCTCTCAAGCAACGGAAGAAACGTTACTTTGCGCGTAGATGGTAACTATAGTGATTCGGATTCAAAGACCTTCTCAACGCAAGATATTCAGTATTTCCAGTTGCAAGATGCACTCGGAAACGACTCTACTTATCGTGCCTATCGTTACAACCTTATGCCAACAAAGAGTTGGGACTATGCCCTACAGGCAACTTATAGCGAGCCAATAGCCCGCAAGACTTACCTGCAGTTCAGCTATCAATTTAAGTATGGCTTCTCAAAGAGCGACCGTGACACCTACGATCTCTCTACTATGCCATCAGGAACATTCGGTAGTCTGCAACCAGCTTACCGTTCATGGGACAATTATCTCGGACTGCTGACCAATCCTTTGGCAAGCTATCTCGATGATAACTTGAGCCGTTACTCTGAGTATCGCACATATACACACGACATGCAGGTAATGATGCGAATGATTCGTGACAAGTGGAAAATGAACGTGGGTGTGATGCTCCAGCCACAGCATTCTACCTATATGCAGGATTACCTTGGTGTACACGTTGACACAGCACGCACAGTATTCAACTGGGGTCCTACTTTCGACTTCCGTTACAAGTTCAGTGAGCAGAGCAATCTGCGTATCAATTATAAGGGTACGATCACTCAACCTACAATGAGTCAGCTGCTGAGCATCGTCGACAACACTGACCCACAGAATATTTCTATTGGTAACCCTGGTTTGAAACCAGCCTTCACCAATAACTTCCGCTTGTTCTATAACACGTACAAGCAGAGTCATTCACAGGCGCTGATGACCTTTGCGAACTTCTCAACGACACGAAATGCAATTGGCAACAGTGTGACCTACGATGCGATTACAGGTGCTCGTACGATTCAGCCAGTGAACGTAAATGGTAACTGGGATGCTGATGCTGGATTGATGTATAACACAAGTATCGACTCTGCTGGCGTATGGAATCTCCACACCTTTACGCGTGCTAACTTCAATCGTTACGTCAGCTATCTGCAGCTTAACAGAACAAGCAACTTAGAGAAGAATATAACGAAGTCATTGACCTTAGGTGAACGACTTGCTGCCAGCTATCGCACCTCTTGGTTAGAATTGGAGTTAGACGGTTCAGTAGATTATACGAACACGAAGAATAATCTTCAGAGTATGAGCAATCTACGTACATGGCAGTTTGCATACGGTGGTACGTTGAGTCTTAACCTCCCTTGGAACATGAGTATCTCGACCGACCTTCACCAGAACAGTCGTCGTGGATATAGCGATGCTTCATTGAACACCAATGAGTTGCTTTGGAATGCGCAAATTTCACAGAGTATGTTGAAAGGCAATGCACTGACCTTCAGTTTGCAGTTCTATGACATCTTACGTCAGCAGAGCAACCTCTCACGTGTCATCAACTCTATGAGCCGTACAGATACTGAATACAATAGTATTAACAGCTATATCATGCTGCGTGCTACCTACCGTCTGAACCTCTTTGGTGGTAAGAACGCTATGCCTAAACCAAAGGATAGTCCTGACTTCGACCGTAATGGTCCCGGTATGGGTCCACGTGAAGGTGGAAAGAAAGGCTTTGGCGGTGATCGTCCTTCAGGTGGTCCACCAATGGGCGGTGGATTCTAATAAAGCCTCACCCCCAGCCCCTCTCCGAATGGGAAGAAGAAGCCTCACCCCCAACCCCTCTCCGAAAGGAGAGGGGAGTGATTACCGTGACACCCCTATAGAAGATGCTAAAAGGTATAATATTAATCTATAATACCAATCAATCTTGTAGGGTATATCGGTGACTACTCCCCTCTCCATTCGGAGAGGGGTTGGGGGTGAGGCTGCAACTCTTGCACAGTTCTCTAAAAATGCTTACCTTTGTCTACAAATCTAAATAATACAAGGGGTTAAGCCCAAATAAACAAATACATTGAAAGGACAAAGACAGACAATGAAGCATATCAATAACTTTATCGTAGCTGTGGGCTTGACGCTCGCACTCTCTGCTATCACTAACAACGTGTACGCACAGGGAAGTAATATGCAGGAGAAAGTGAAAAACTACTTCCTTCAAACGCTTAAAAAGAAGCAGAATGAAGAACAGAAAAGCAAGGATGCCTTTCAACGTAACAAGACTTATACGACGGATATACAGCAACTGATAAAGAACAAAGATATCGCTCAAAACCAAAAGATGGTGTGGGATGCATGGTGTGAGGCGAATCGCGAACTAAATGAACAGAAGCTCGCAAAGCCTGAAGACTTGCAGAAAGGCATAAAAGCATCGTGGAATTTGCCTGAAACATTGGAAAAGAATGCCGTCATGCCTTACTACTATGGTGTAAAGGGAAGCGCAGCAGGCAAGCTTCCGTTGTTCCTTTACCTGCATGGTTCTGGTCCAAAGGAACATGAATGGGCGACCGGACTTATCTTAGGAAACAGATTCCAAGATGGCCCTTCTCTCTATTTCATTCCACAGATTCCTAATGAAGGCGACTACTATCGCTGGTGGCAAGTAGCTAAACAGTTTGCTTGGGAGAAGCTTATCCGACAAGCATTGGTCGAGGGTAATGTTGATGCTAACCGCCTCTACGTCTTCGGTATATCTGAAGGTGGCTATGGCAGTCAGCGTCTTGCCTCTTTCTATGCCGACTATTGGGCTGCAGCGGGTCCAATGGCTGGTGGCGAACCATTGAAAAATGCACCTGTAGAAAACTGTGCTAACATTGGTTTCTCATTTCTCACAGGGGCGGATGACACTGGTTTCTACCGTAATATTCTAACTCATTATACGCAGACTGCATTTGACTCTGCTCAGCTGGCACGACCGCTTGATGCCGACAAGCGTCCACTCTTTGTTCATCGCATCAACCTACTGCCTGGCATGCAGCATCATATTAAATACGACCTCACTACTCCATGGCTCAAGAATTTCGTTCGTAATCCCTATCCAAAGACGGTTCTCTGGGAAGATTATGACATGGATGGGCGACATCGTTCGGGCTTCTACAACCTACAAGTGTTAGCCTCTCCATCGGAAAATCGCACCTACTATGATATGAATATTCACAACAATGTGGTGACGATTAATATCAAAGAGGTGGAATATACCGCTGTTGAACGAGACAAACATTGGGGTATTGAAATGAGATTTAACCGCAGCTACACAGATGCAAAGGGTGGTAGACTACGTATTTATCTGAATAGCGAACTCATAGACATGAACAAGCCTGTGACAGTTATCGTCAACGGAAAAGAGCTCTATCGAAAGAATGTGAAGGCAAATCTCCAAGACATGATTAATAGCTGTACCGAGTATTTCGATCCTTACAGAGTTTATCCAACTTCCATTGAGATTAATTATTAACTCAATGGGAGCTGGGGAAATCCCCCTTTACCCTTCATTTTGTAATAAAATTTCACTATCCCTATTTCAAAAGATGCTCTTTTGGCTTCAAAAAGACGCCTAATTGGCTTCCAAGAGACGCCCTTTTGACCTCTTAAAGACGCCCTTTAAGAACCCAATTAAGCACCTTTTATCAACCAACTTTGTAACAGTCTGATTATAGGAAACTTACAAAGGCTGTAAAATACACGTTTTTCATACCGCTTTTAAGCCTTGGAAGCGGAATTATTGTAAATAAATTTCACGCCACACTCTTTGATTTTTGGACATAATAATGGTTCTTCCGAAATATGGGGTGATAAATTAAGCCTACTACATATAAAAGTCACACAGAGAGGGGGAGAACACGGAGGTGAAAGCAGACAATCTCACGGAGGTGCCGAAGGCACAAAGAGCAACAGAGCCGTAGTGTACGTGTTGCTGATAACTTTAGTAATAATCTTGCAAACCACTGCTTTGTAATGAAGTAGACCAAAGTATTAATAAAACTCGCAGATATCCTCTGTTCCTCCACACACCAACGGTGCCTCTGTGCCTAACGATTACAACTATATAAAACCTCCGTGTTCTCCTTTGCTCTGTGTGACCTTTCTTCAAAGTTCTAATCTCAAATGGTATCACTCCAAATTGCTGAAGACCCATAATAATAGCATAATGAGCTAAACATAACCCTGTTACTTTAAAGTGAAATACTATGTTATTATGTCTTTTATTACCCTGTTACCATGTCTTGAATCCCCTGTTACCATGTCTCTTGGTACTCTGTTACCATGTCTTCCATTACCCTGTCTCCATCAAGGAATGCAAAACCACAAAAAAAGAGTTGACAAGTTAATTATCCCAAGGAGCCATACCCCTCAAAACAATTAACTTGTCAACTCGTTTACTTGTGTACTCTGTCTACATAAAAAGACTCGTCCACTTAAAAAGAGTCGCCCTCTTAAAGCCTTCTCAAACCTTTCATTATCTCTTCTTCATGAACGCAGCAGGCTTAGCCCTTGTGCTTAAAGGATGGAAAAGCATCACAGGCTGAAGCAGGAACAGAGGACCATTAAGATATAACTGGCTTCCCTGCTGGTTGTACTTATAGATTGCAAAGACATTTCCATTAAATGAATTAAGAGGGAAACCTAAAGGTCCTAAATACGTTAAGCTCTTTATGTAAGCGGCATTCTTACCACTATCCTCAAGAATACCAGCAACCATCTTATCCGCCTTAGAGTAAGACATTCTTGCTGTCATTGTCAACTGATTTGATGCATAATAGTTATAAATACCAGGAACGACCTTCTGAAATTTAGCAAAATCAGCATCACTCACCTGACCAGTACTATGTGCTTCAGTCTGCTGACGAATTAGCTTCATGAATGTACCGTAATGATTGATGTCCCAAATAGCAGTTCTGTAGAAATAAGTGGTATCATTCACTCTCTTTGAAAGAACATATTCACCACCCTTCAATGTCAATGACACGTTAGCAGGGTCAAAGGTAAGCGTCATCTTCATACCAGTGTCACTTGAATTAAAGGTCAACTCGGTATCAGATTTCTTCTCAAGCGTACCAACAATCTGTGTTACCAATGTGTTAATATCAGTTGTAGATGATGTCATCTTAAGAAGGTCGTAACCATAGAGACTATAGGTCTTACCTGCGAGGTCGTCAATGCTACCCTGTGTTACAGTGATCGTATCACGATGCTCTTGGTTCTTCAAAACGAGTGAGAAAGTACGAATCTCACCTGTTGTATTAGCTCCAATATGTGCCACGAAAGCAGAGTCCTTATTCTCAATTGATGTCACACCAGAAGCATCGGCAGCATCAGCAAGTTCCATAGAAGGCTCAGCACCTAATGCGGTATAAGGTAGAGTGAGGGTTGTATCCTTATCACTCACAGCGTAATACTTAGCACCTTTGTACTTGAAAAGAGCTCCAGCCTGCAAGATTGGCAGATTAGTAGAATCATTACCATTCTTGATTGTCAATACAGCAGAACGACTGTCAATAGCTGGGTTGTTAGTAACACTGACTACGATAGAATCGTTCTGCAGCTGAGCTGTTGCCCATGAATCACTGACAGAAACGGTTGAGCCAGCTGGTGCAGTAAACTTCACCCCACCCTTCTGTGCCGCAGCAGTAAAGGTGAGTTTTGAGTTTACCACCTGCACAGGATTCTCACGCAAGTAACTACTACCTGCATCGTTGTCGTCACTGCAGGCAACGAAGCCTGCAGTAACAGCAAGGAGAAGACAAATATTAAATATCTTTTTCATAAAACATTTACTTGTTTAGTTTTACTTGAGACGCAGCAGATGTTGTGAGGAATGAGTTCCAATCTACATCGAAGCGCGCAATACGGTTTGGTAGATACTGTGGCATCAATACTGACTCAGTATTGTCGAATGACTCCTCTGGCAAGATAGAAGGCTTGGCAGGAGAAGCGGTAGCCTTCTTGGTCATTACTGGGTTAATCCAGTAATCCCACCAACCAGCAAGGTTTTGAGAGGTGAATGGTTCGCCTGTATAAGCCCAGAGGATGATACGTTCAGTAGTTAGACCAGTATACTGTGCCTGTCCATTGATGATGCTGAACAATGGTCCACAGAGTGACGCACTGATATCGCCATTGTCTGCTACTGTGAAGGAAATTAGGTTGTAAGCACCCGTACCCGTACCTGTACCTCTCTTCTCATCGATGTTAAAGGCATTACCGATGTTATAGCTTACATTATTTCCATGGAAGGTCATCACCTTCTGACCACCCTGCATCAAGAATGCATTAGCAGAAGCCACATAGGTCAATGGGAATACATAGTCTGAGCCATAAGCACTGTGAACATTGAGGTAGAACTTGCGGTTCGCACCAGAACCTACATATCTCAATCGTGCTGTACGAGTATTCTCAAAGAAGCCCATCTTTCCATCCTTTGATACATATGAGGTCATCGTGAGTTCATAAGTACCCATGAGAGCAGAAAGGTCAAACTGCAAGATCTGTACCTGCGCCTCTTTTATACCATTTGAAATCTTAAGTTTTGCACCACGTGCATTCGTTGCTATTGGATTAGCATCTACCTTAATAGTGAGCTTATCGCCATCCTTAGAGAGGTGAACCCATGATGCATCACAAGTGATATCGAGTTTGTTAAGATATGGAATGGTCTTCGTAATAGTCTTCTCACCATTAGAAGCGTTGATAGCACCTATCATCTTCGCAATGAGATTTACATCAACATTAGAAGCAGTAGACTCCACACCAGTTCCAGAGAACTTAGCAGTAGCCTTATCGAATGTTAAGTCGTACAACTGTACGCCATTCAACATAATAGGCTCATACAAACGGATTCCCTTATCTGTAAAGGCGTAAGCAGACTCAGCAACAAGTTTATCACCATCATAGATAGCCAACTGACGATTGTTCTTATCGGTGACAACGAGTGTGTAAGGCTTTCCACCAATGTTAAGAGCAACATCAGAGAAAACAAAGAGGTTGGTAAGTTCTGTTACCTTCTCTATATATTCTGAAGCTTCGCCAGAGAGTTTATTGAGATACATAGTATTCAACGAACGCTTTCCGTGAATCTTGATACGGTCAGCACCAATGCTATCGATAACGAACTCGAAGTCGCCCTCCTTACCGCGATACTCACCATTCTTTGGAGTAGCATAAATGTGGAGGAAGGTATTGTAAGTATCAAACGACAAAACGGGGCCGTCGTCTTCCTTCATCTTATATAATGACTTTACTTCGCCATCATCAGGATTGTTTTCATAGCGTACAATAGCATTGTCACGGGTGAACTTGATGGTATAAGTCACACCACCATAAGCCTGGTTTCTCTGTGGATAATAGTCTAAAACCCAACCATATTGCGATGCAACCAACGTTTCCTGTGCCTTCTGAAGGAATTCGTCCATACGCTCAGAGTAAGGCTTTCCAAAGACATTCTCTTCTTCTGTCTGGCATGACTGAAGGAAAAAGGCTGGCAAGGCAAGTAGGAGATATATAAATAATTTATTTGCTTTCATATAATGATCCTTTCTTAATAATTAAGATTTGTCAGATTGTAACTGCCACTAACAACGTTGTTCTCACGCTCGATGACAGTATCACGCACCTTATCAAGGTCGACATTAAAGGTCTCTTTATAGTAACGTTTAGCAATCTCGAGCTTCTTCTCAATAGCTGTTACACCTGGCTGCTCTTTTGCTTCTGCACCTTTCGCATCCACAATGGTTGCTTTCTTGAGGAGAGCATTCCACTGTGCATCGGTAGAGATAATGTAAGTACTTACCACCTCAGCAAAGTCCTCACGCTCTTCCTTCTGTGAGTAGGCTGTAACGAAACCACGCTTCTCATAGCCTGTTCCATACTTCTCAGAACTCCATGAGTCATTAACATAACCTGTTGGGGTTACCTTACCAAACTCACGTGGGTAGTCCTTTGTCTGGTTAACGATGTGAACAAACTCGTGGTGAATCGTCTTGAGGTAGTATTCATCCAAGTAGGTGCGGTTGTTCTTGAATCTATCAAGATGGTTAACACCCAAGAGACGAATCTTCTTTCCACCCTCAGCAGTACCGAGTTTTATATTACCATTGTTCTCATACTCGAACTCACCCAAGAAGCTGAAGAGCTTTGGGAAGAAGCGACGTGTGAAATCAATACCTGCAGCTTCGGTATAAGCCTCTACACAAGTGTACTTCACAATATGCGCTAACTCCACAGACTGAGCTGAATCGGCTGGTACATCATAGTAAGACATATCCGACTCATTGTCCTCATAACGCCACTGTATTTGAATGTTATAAGGTACTACGAAGTTCTTGTACAGCCACTTGTCAAAGACAGTATTTGCCGTCTTAGAAGGCTTGATAACGCTCTCGCTTGACAAATTATCGTCTGAACAAGCAGTGAAGCCTGCTGCCACTGCCGCCAATAGCGATAAAGCTAATATGTTTTTCTTCATTTCTTAATCCTTTAATTAGCTATTAAAAAGAGTGTGCACTTACTGGAGCAGAATACTGATTGACCGCTGAAAGTACTGGTAATTTGTACTGAGAGAGGTCAACGAGCTTTGCACCTGCTACAAGAGCCTTAGCTGGGTTGCCAGCAACACCAGCCTCACGAATACTCTGTGGAATCTGTACCACCTGACGTGGGTCGTCCTTCTCCAACCAATCAAGGTTCTTTGAAGGTCTACCATTAGCACCAATCAGACGACGTGGAATCTCGATGTTATAACGTCTGATGTCCATCCAACGCATTCCCTGGTGTACAGTTTCGATACGACGGAAGTTCAGCAAGCACTGTAAGAGTGACTCCTGCACTGAGCCTTCAACGTCAATTTTGAAGCGAGGGCTGATGTGTTTCTTGAAACTTGGTACCATCTTAGCAGCATCAGCGTATGCATATGGAACTGTCTTGAAGTAAGTTTGTACACTTGTTGGGGTAAGGGTCACATTGGTATTGAAGAAGTTCTTCATCCAAATAGTCATATCTGCACAAGCAGCATCATTCTGACCAAGCATGATTTCAGCCTCTGCACGATTGAGTAAAGCCTCATCCATCGTGAAGTTAACGTTCAATGTGCGGAGATAACCAGAGCCTGTCGTAGTATTACGAATCTCAAACTCACGTGGAAGTTTCATCAATAAAGCGAAGTTACTCTCACCTGAATTAACAGTAAATGGCTTCCAAATGAGGTTTGACGATGTACCCCAGATGTTATTACTCAGGAACAATTCTGTCTCTGCCAAATAGTTAGTGAGTGTATAACGCTTACTTATTAACCATGGTGCAAGAGCCATACCAGCATTGCTGACACTGGTCTGAACAAGGAGGTTACAGTCTGCAGAAGCACTACAATAAGCCTCAGCAATCTTCACAGCCTGATCAGACTGACTCAGTGGCATAGCCTGCAAAGCTCTATAATCACGCAAAGAAGCAGCAGGGTTACTACCTAAGAGTTTATCAGCATATTCCTTTGCCTTCTCCCACTTCTCATAATAGAGGTAGAAACGAGTTGCAAAAGCATAAGCAGCCTGCTTATTGAAGTGATACTTTGGCACCTCATATGTATCGTTAAGCAATGGGATACCAGCCTCAATATCAGCAGCAATCTTTGCATAGACATCAGCTACAGTACCACGATTACTCTGTTCTGCAGCTGCAGAGAAGTCTGCAATTCCTGTTGCATAATAGAGTCCAGCATCCTTTGTACTGGTCTTGCCATTATAAGGACGGCAGAATTCGTTAGCAAGGATAAAGTGGTCATAGGCACGAATGAGCAAAGCCTCACCCTTTGAATTACGAAGTATATCGTTCTTTGGACCGCCCTGATCCTCAATGGCAGCCAAAGCTTCATTAGCCTTATAGACACCCTCATAATAAAGCATCCACACCTGCTCAGGAGAGTCATTACCACCCTCTGTCTGCTCTTGCCAGAAGAAGTACTGATCACCACCACGATTACCCTGGCTATTCTGTGCTCCCATGTAATCGGTATTGTCAGACATCCACTCGTTAAAGAGCGTCGGTGTACGGTCAGGATAGGCTGTCACAAGCAGACCCGCAATCTTCTTTGGTGTGTCCAAAGTCGTACGGTTGTCTGGCAACGTATCCAATTGGTCAGAACAAGATGCAAGTATCGCTACTGATGCAAGCATCAAGCTGCCCTTATATATGATATTCTTAATTTTCATATTCGTTCTATATTAAATTACTTCTGGTTCTGATTCAGCATCTCTTTCTTGCCTAAAGGCTGTATCATCTTACAACCATTTGCCTTGTTAGGAACTCCAATGTACTATCAACATTTGGATATTCTCAGCTGAATCTGAAGCCTCCGTTAAAATATTAAAGACCTAATCTCAATGTCAAGGTGAACTGCTTTGGAACTGGTGCAGCCACACCACCTGTATTGAAGAACTCTGGATCCTGACCGTTCAGCTTCTTATCTGAATAGAAAAGGAAGAGGTTAGTTGCCTGAAGCTTCAAAGCTAAACTGCTAACGCCAATAGTTCTAATCATTGCTGCAGGGAAAGTGTAACCCAATGAGATTTCCTTCATACGAATGAAGTCACCCTTTGCGATACGAACATCAGAATAGTTATAAGCATTGTAAGCTACATCCAACTGTGAGTTGTTGCGGTTCTGACGACGTGAAGCAATTACTGGGA carries:
- a CDS encoding zinc-binding metallopeptidase, with translation MKKNILALSLLAAVAAGFTACSDDNLSSESVIKPSKTANTVFDKWLYKNFVVPYNIQIQWRYEDNESDMSYYDVPADSAQSVELAHIVKYTCVEAYTEAAGIDFTRRFFPKLFSFLGEFEYENNGNIKLGTAEGGKKIRLLGVNHLDRFKNNRTYLDEYYLKTIHHEFVHIVNQTKDYPREFGKVTPTGYVNDSWSSEKYGTGYEKRGFVTAYSQKEEREDFAEVVSTYIISTDAQWNALLKKATIVDAKGAEAKEQPGVTAIEKKLEIAKRYYKETFNVDLDKVRDTVIERENNVVSGSYNLTNLNY
- a CDS encoding RagB/SusD family nutrient uptake outer membrane protein, giving the protein MKIKNIIYKGSLMLASVAILASCSDQLDTLPDNRTTLDTPKKIAGLLVTAYPDRTPTLFNEWMSDNTDYMGAQNSQGNRGGDQYFFWQEQTEGGNDSPEQVWMLYYEGVYKANEALAAIEDQGGPKNDILRNSKGEALLIRAYDHFILANEFCRPYNGKTSTKDAGLYYATGIADFSAAAEQSNRGTVADVYAKIAADIEAGIPLLNDTYEVPKYHFNKQAAYAFATRFYLYYEKWEKAKEYADKLLGSNPAASLRDYRALQAMPLSQSDQAVKIAEAYCSASADCNLLVQTSVSNAGMALAPWLISKRYTLTNYLAETELFLSNNIWGTSSNLIWKPFTVNSGESNFALLMKLPREFEIRNTTTGSGYLRTLNVNFTMDEALLNRAEAEIMLGQNDAACADMTIWMKNFFNTNVTLTPTSVQTYFKTVPYAYADAAKMVPSFKKHISPRFKIDVEGSVQESLLQCLLNFRRIETVHQGMRWMDIRRYNIEIPRRLIGANGRPSKNLDWLEKDDPRQVVQIPQSIREAGVAGNPAKALVAGAKLVDLSQYKLPVLSAVNQYSAPVSAHSF